CCTGGTTCAGCGCATTGTTGGCGAAGGGCTTGGCCAGGGTGCCACGACCCGGCAACACCCAAATGCTGCTGCTGGCCAGCGGCTTGAGTTCCTTGAACAGCGTCTGCGCCTGGGTGGACAGGTAGACGATGTGCGGCTTGCCGGTCTTGGAGTTTTCCACCGGGATGTGCCATTCGCCTTCGTCCAGATGCACGTCCTTCCACTGCGCCAGCATCAGTTCCGACTTGCGCACCAGGGTCATCAGGATCAGTTGGAAAGCGATCTTGAACTGGCGGCGGATGTTGGAGGTCTGCATGGCGCGCAGGAACTGCCGGATCTCGTCCGGCGTTAGCGCCCGGTCGCGGGCGGCGGCGCGGTAGACGTGGCGCATCGGCAGGGCCATCACCGGGTTGGCCTGGATCAGGCCGCAGGTCAGCGCGTAGTCGAACATGCGCTTGAGCAGGCCGCGCACTTGGCCAGCGGCGGCGTCGAAGCCTTGTTCCTTCTTGCGCCAGATGACGCTGCGCACGTCCTCGGCGGTGATGTCCCGGATCGGCTTGTTGCCGATGTGCGGCAGGATGTCCTTTTCCAGGTAGCGGCGCGGCATGGTCACGTTCTTGCGGTCGCGTGACTGGATGTCCTTGAAGAAGCGTTCGGCGAATTCGGCCACGGTGGCGTCTTCTGCGCCGGCTACCTTGGCTTGCTGCTTCTTCTTTGCCGGCGATTCGCCCATTGCCACTTGCTGGGCCGCCTCATCCCGTTTCAGGCGAGCATTCTTCAGCGTCAGCGCGGGGTATTTGCCCAGCGTCAGCTTCTCGTACTTGCCATTCAGGCGGTAGCGGTAACGCCAGACGATGCCCCAGGTCGGAAACACTTCCACATGAAGCCCCCGGTCGTCGGTGACCGTGTAGGTCTTGTCCCTGGGCTTGAGCGCCTTGAGTGCGTTGTCGGTCAGTGCCATCTCATCCTCCGTATGTCCAAGTAGAGGGATGAAAGCAATCAGCCAGCTACTTGGAGCTAAACTTGGACATAAAAGTGAGCAGCTTTGACTGTATCACCAAATCATTCAGCAGACAAAAATCCCTTTATTTATACGGCTTACAGGCACATCAGCAGACTTTGATGGATGTCCCTGGACACTATCTCACTTCCCGATGCAGAAGCTGGAGAAAATACGGCCAAGAAGGTCATCGGAGGTAAATTCCCCCGTAATTTCGCTGAGTGCCTGCTGAGCCAGCCTCAGTTCTTCGGCCAGTAGTTCTCCTGCGTGAGCGCTTACCAACTGATCTTTTCCCTGAACCAGATGCTGAGCGGCCTGTTCCAGTGCCTGTAAATGGCGGCGGCGCGCCAGAAAGCCGCCTTCAGTGTTGCTGGTGAATCCCATGCTTTGTTTGAGATGATCGCGCAGGGTATCAATTCCTTCACCGGTACGAGCGGATAGCCGAATAAGTGAGTAAGCATTTACCTCTTCAAAACCCAGCGTTTCACCGGTAATGTCGGCTTTATTGCGTACCACGGTAATGGGCAGTGTTTTCGGTAAGCGTGCGATAAACTCCGGCCAGATTGCCGATGGCTCTATAGCATCCGTTGTGGTGCCATCCACCATAAATAGCACACGGTCTGCCTGTTCAATTTCCTGCCAGGCGCGTTCAATACCGATGCGTTCCACTTCATCGTGGGCATCGCGCAGGCCGGCGGTATCAATGATATGCAGCGGCATGCCGTCGATATGGATATGCTCACGCAAAACATCGCGGGTTGTGCCGGCAATGTCGGTCACGATAGCGGCTTCTCTACCGGCTAACGCATTGAGCAGACTGGATTTACCAGCGTTCGGGCGACCGGCGATCACCACCTTCATTCCTTCGCGCAGCAGAGTGCCTTGATGTGCCTCGGCTGTTACTGCATCCAGATCGTCCATCACATTATTGAGCTGCGTTTCAATTTTGCCATCGGAGAGAAAATCGATCTCTTCATCGGGGAAATCAATGGCCGCTTCAACGTAAATCCTGAGATGCGTCAACGCGTCAACCAGATGATTGATGCGGGCGGAAAATGCCCCCTGTAATGAATTGAGCGCAGAGCGGGCTGCCTGTTCGGAACTGGCGTCAATCAGATCGGCGATGGCTTCCGCCTGTGCCAGATCGAGCTTATCGTTAAGGAAAGCGCGCTCGGAGAACTCGCCGGGGCGGGCAATCCGCACGTCAGGCAGTGTCAGAATGCGTTGCAGGAGCAAATCAAGAATGACCGGGCCGCCGTGCCCCTGTAGTTCGAGTACGTCTTCACCAGTAAAGGAGTGAGGGCCGGGAAACCACAGCGCTATTCCCTGATCGAGCGGCGTTCCGTCGACACCCTGGAACGGCAGATAGTCGGCATAACGCGGTCTGGGAAGTTTGCCCAAAACGGCTTGGGCTACGGCGGATGCCGCTGGCCCGGAAACACGCAAAATACCCACGCCGCCGCGTCCCGGTGGCGTGGCTTGGGCTACGATGGTGTCGGTATGGCTCATGGTTGTCTCTCTGAACGTATTAAAATACGCCGGAAGCGTTTTTTAATATCGCCTCGCGACGGCCTATAAGGTGGCGCACGTTATAAAAAATAAGGCGGTCATTGACC
This is a stretch of genomic DNA from Brenneria rubrifaciens. It encodes these proteins:
- a CDS encoding tyrosine-type recombinase/integrase, giving the protein MALTDNALKALKPRDKTYTVTDDRGLHVEVFPTWGIVWRYRYRLNGKYEKLTLGKYPALTLKNARLKRDEAAQQVAMGESPAKKKQQAKVAGAEDATVAEFAERFFKDIQSRDRKNVTMPRRYLEKDILPHIGNKPIRDITAEDVRSVIWRKKEQGFDAAAGQVRGLLKRMFDYALTCGLIQANPVMALPMRHVYRAAARDRALTPDEIRQFLRAMQTSNIRRQFKIAFQLILMTLVRKSELMLAQWKDVHLDEGEWHIPVENSKTGKPHIVYLSTQAQTLFKELKPLASSSIWVLPGRGTLAKPFANNALNQALKVSLQGQEIPAFTIHDLRRTASTLLHEQGWPSDVVEKALNHTIGGVRGVYNRAEYAEQRREMLQAWADYIDGLAPSANLVV
- the mnmE gene encoding tRNA uridine-5-carboxymethylaminomethyl(34) synthesis GTPase MnmE; amino-acid sequence: MSHTDTIVAQATPPGRGGVGILRVSGPAASAVAQAVLGKLPRPRYADYLPFQGVDGTPLDQGIALWFPGPHSFTGEDVLELQGHGGPVILDLLLQRILTLPDVRIARPGEFSERAFLNDKLDLAQAEAIADLIDASSEQAARSALNSLQGAFSARINHLVDALTHLRIYVEAAIDFPDEEIDFLSDGKIETQLNNVMDDLDAVTAEAHQGTLLREGMKVVIAGRPNAGKSSLLNALAGREAAIVTDIAGTTRDVLREHIHIDGMPLHIIDTAGLRDAHDEVERIGIERAWQEIEQADRVLFMVDGTTTDAIEPSAIWPEFIARLPKTLPITVVRNKADITGETLGFEEVNAYSLIRLSARTGEGIDTLRDHLKQSMGFTSNTEGGFLARRRHLQALEQAAQHLVQGKDQLVSAHAGELLAEELRLAQQALSEITGEFTSDDLLGRIFSSFCIGK